One stretch of Mustelus asterias chromosome 21, sMusAst1.hap1.1, whole genome shotgun sequence DNA includes these proteins:
- the LOC144509136 gene encoding putative ATP-dependent RNA helicase DDX17 isoform X2, protein MRGFGGDRDRGRDRGSNGPRFGGGPNRGGPSLGKKFGQPGERLRKKKWDLEELPKFEKNFYAEHPEVVRLSPYDVEDFRRKKEITTKGSDCPKPVFQFHQANFPSYVMDVLCSLNFVEPTPIQCQGFPVALSGRDMVGIAQTGSGKTLAYLLPAIVHINHQPFLERGDGPICLVLAPTRELAQQVQLVAEDYGKSSRIKSTCIYGGAPKGPQIRDLERGVEVCIATPGRLIDFLEAGKTNLRRCTYLVLDEADRMLDMGFEPQIRKIVEQIRPDRQTLMWSATWPKEVRQLAEDFLREYIQINVGALELSANHNILQIVDVCQETEKDLKLLHLMEEIMAEKENKTIIFVETKRRCDDLTRRMRRDGWPAMCIHGDKSQPERDWVLNEFRSGKAPILIATDVASRGLGTGLRQGLGMTKRAPRGRGDIHLPPPT, encoded by the exons ATGAGAGGCTTCGGCGGAGACCGTGACCGCGGCAGAGACCGGGGAAG CAATGGTCCACGGTTTGGTGGTGGGCCCAACCGTGGGGGCCCCTCCCTTGGGAAGAAATTTGGACAGCCCGGAGAGCGCCTGAGGAAGAAGAAGTGGGACCTGGAGGAGTTGCCTAAATTTGAGAAGAACTTCTATGCAGAGCACCCTGAAGTGGTTCGATTAAGCCCG TATGATGTGGAGGACTTCCGCCGAAAGAAAGAGATTACAACAAAGGGATCAGACTGTCCCAAACCCGTGTTCCAGTTTCACCAGGCAAATTTCCCTT CCTACGTAATGGATGTTCTGTGTTCCCTCAACTTTGTGGAACCAACGCCAATCCAATGCCAGGGCTTTCCTGTGGCACTGAGTGGGCGTGATATGGTTGGAATTGCACAGACTGGATCTGGCAAAACTCTGGCT TACTTACTGCCCGCCATTGTGCACATCAACCACCAGCCATTCTTGGAGCGTGGCGACGGCCCCATT TGCTTGGTATTGGCGCCAACTCGAGAGCTGGCCCAGCAAGTGCAGCTGGTCGCAGAAGACTATGGCAAATCTTCACGGATAAAGAGTACCTGTATTTATGGAGGTGCACCAAAAGGCCCTCAGATCCGGGACCTGGAACGAG GAGTGGAGGTCTGTATTGCAACCCCAGGCCGACTAATTGACTTTCTAGAAGCTGGGAAGACTAATCTCCGTCGCTGTACTTACCTGGTGCTGGATGAGGCTGATCGTATGCTGGATATGGGCTTTGAGCCTCAGATCCGGAAAATCGTGGAGCAGATCCGG CCTGACAGACAGACTCTGATGTGGAGTGCCACTTGGCCAAAAGAAGTGCGGCAGCTAGCAGAGGACTTCCTACGGGAATACATCCAGATCAATGTTGGAGCCCTGGAGCTGAGTGCTAACCACAATATCCTCCAGATTGTTGATGTGTGTCAGGAGACAGAGAAGGACCTGAA ACTGCTCCACCTGATGGAGGAAATCATGGCAGAAAAAGAAAACAAGACCATCATTTTTGTAGAGACCAAACGTCGCTGTGACGATCTGACCCGCAGGATGAGGAGAGACGG CTGGCCAGCAATGTGCATTCATGGAGATAAAAGTCAGCCGGAGAGAGACTGGGTCCTAAATG AATTCCGATCGGGAAAGGCGCCTATCCTTATTGCAACCGATGTTGCATCTCGCGGTCTAG GTACAGGCCTGCGGCAAGGCCTAGGCATGACAAAACGAGCACCAAGAGGGAGAGGAGATATCCATCTACCGCCACCTACATAA